Proteins encoded by one window of Cucurbita pepo subsp. pepo cultivar mu-cu-16 chromosome LG14, ASM280686v2, whole genome shotgun sequence:
- the LOC111810469 gene encoding subtilisin-like protease SBT5.4, giving the protein MEAFNLPPLLLSFFLFALLQTSTIAANKSYIVYLGSHSHGLNPSVLDLQLATQTHYSLLGSVLGSNEAAKEAIFYSYNRHINGFAAVLDQKVAKDIAKHRDVISVHENKGLKLHTTRSWNFLGVENDGGVPSNSLWNLSSFGESTIIGNIDTGVWPESKSFRDEGYGPIPTRWKGSCEGGFNFSCNRKLIGARYFNKGYISVVEPKPLNSSYETTRDHNGHGTHTLSTAGGNFVEGVSFFGNGNGTTKGGSPKALVAAYRVCWPSTRSGACFMADILAGIEAAISDGVDVLSISLGGNTEEFSDNLIAIGSFHAVKNGITVVCSAGNSGPFEGSVENVAPWIITVGASTMDRLFTTNVTLGDKRHFKGISLSSKTMPAEKFYPIIRALDAKFNNSHDIDAALCLKGSLDPEKVKGKIVVCLNWDDIRLEKGYVAAEAGAVGMILVNNKGSGEGLMADAHLLPASHISYTDGELVDQYIRSNKHPIAYITPVKTELGTKPAPIMASFSSRGPNPVEPSILKPDITAPGVNILAAFSEENSVTGLPYDKRRVLFNVLSGTSMACPHIAGIVSLLKTLYPKWSPAAIRSAIMTTAETEANDLNPILSSEKERANPLAYGAGHVQPNKAADPGLVYDLSTQDYLNFLCAHGYDKEQMKLFSNDTSFVCSKSFKVIDLNYPSISIYNLTSDVVNIKRRVKNVGSPGTYVAQVEAPPGVSVSIDPNTLKFTNTDEEKDFKVVLRKVPNNQTKENVFGKLVWSDGKHRVSSPIFVTLQMP; this is encoded by the exons ATGGAAGCCTTCAATCTTCCTCCATTACTTCtctcattctttctttttgctcTTTTGCAAACATCCACCATTGCAGCCAACAAG TCTTATATTGTTTATTTGGGATCACATTCACATGGGTTGAATCCTTCTGTTCTTGATCTCCAACTTGCAACACAAACCCACTACAGTCTACTTGGATCTGTGTTAGGAAG CAATGAAGCAGCTAAggaagcaatcttttactcaTACAATAGACATATCAATGGATTTGCAGCAGTTCTTGATCAGAAAGTTGCGAAAGATATAGCGA agcATCGTGATGTGATATCAGTACATGAAAACAAAGGACTGAAACTGCATACAACGCGATCATGGAACTTTCTTGGAGTTGAGAATGATGGTGGAGTTCCTTCAAACTCACTTTGGAACCTTTCAAGTTTTGGTGAATCTACAATCATTGGCAACATTGACACAG GTGTTTGGCCAGAATCAAAAAGCTTCCGTGATGAAGGATATGGACCTATCCCAACCAGATGGAAGGGAAGTTGTGAAGGTGGCTTCAACTTTAGTTGCAACAG GAAGCTGATTGGAGCACGATATTTCAACAAAGGATATATATCCGTTGTGGAACCTAAACCTCTCAACTCAAGTTATGAAACAACAAGGGACCATAATGGGCATGGAACACACACCTTATCCACAGCGGGAGGAAATTTCGTTGAAGGAGTAAGCTTTTTTGGGAACGGTAATGGCACTACAAAAGGGGGTTCCCCTAAAGCCCTTGTTGCTGCCTATAGAGTATGTTGGCCTTCAACGAGGAGTGGTGCGTGTTTTATGGCCGATATTCTAGCTGGCATTGAAGCTGCCATTAGTGATGGAGTTGACGTTCTGTCGATTTCACTCGGTGGAAATACCGAAGAATTTTCTGACAATCTAATAGCTATAGGGTCCTTCCATGCAGTGAAGAACGGCATCACTGTTGTTTGTTCTGCTGGGAATTCAGGACCATTTGAAGGCAGTGTCGAAAATGTTGCACCATGGATAATAACGGTAGGAGCTAGCACAATGGATAGGCTTTTTACCACTAACGTGACATTGGGAGACAAGAGGCACTTCAAG GGTATAAGTCTTTCTAGTAAGACAATGCCAGCTGAGAAGTTTTATCCGATAATTCGTGCTTTAGATGCAAAATTCAACAATAGCCATGATATCGACGC CGCACTTTGTCTAAAAGGGTCTCTTGATCCTGAAAAGGTAAAAGGGAAAATTGTAGTTTGCCTTAATTGGGACGATATAAGATTAGAGAAAGGTTATGTGGCGGCTGAAGCAGGTGCGGTTGGGATGATTCTTGTTAATAACAAGGGAAGTGGGGAAGGACTTATGGCTGATGCACACTTACTTCCTGCTTCACATATAAGCTATACTGATGGTGAATTAGTCGACCAATACATTCGGTCCAATAA ACATCCAATAGCTTACATCACTCCCGTGAAGACTGAGTTGGGAACCAAACCTGCACCAATTATGGCTTCATTCTCATCGAGAGGACCCAACCCAGTTGAGCCCTCAATACTCAAG ccTGATATAACAGCACCAGGTGTCAATATATTAGCGGCTTTCTCTGAGGAAAATTCAGTAACTGGTTTACCTTATGATAAACGTCGAGTTCTTTTTAATGTATTATCTGGCACTTCCATGGCATGTCCCCATATTGCTGGCATCGTTAGCCTTCTCAAAACCCTTTATCCAAAATGGAGTCCAGCCGCTATCAGATCTGCCATCATGACCACAG CTGAAACGGAAGCTAATGACTTAAATCCAATACTAAGCTCAGAAAAGGAGAGAGCAAACCCATTGGCATATGGTGCAGGCCATGTCCAACCAAACAAAGCAGCAGATCCTGGCCTTGTTTACGACCTCTCCACCCAAGACTACTTGAACTTCCTATGTGCTCATGGCTACGACAAAGAACAAATGAAACTATTCTCCAATGATACTTCATTTGTCTGTTCAAAGTCATTCAAAGTAATAGACTTGAACTATCCTTCAATCTCGATATATAATCTGACATCTGATGTAGTGAACATCAAAAGAAGAGTGAAGAATGTGGGAAGTCCAGGCACCTATGTTGCTCAAGTCGAGGCACCGCCAGGAGTTTCAGTTTCTATAGATCCAAATACTTTGAAATTCACTAATACCGATGAAGAGAAGGATTTCAAAGTTGTGTTAAGAAAGGTGCCAAATAATCAAACTAAAGAGAATGTGTTTGGAAAACTTGTGTGGTCTGATGGGAAGCATCGTGTTAGCAGTCCAATTTTTGTGACATTACAGATGCCGTGA